The Opitutus sp. DNA window GGCGCCTTCCGCTGCCCTAATTCGCAGCAAGGCTACACCGGTTTCTCCACCTGGACCCGCGGCCAGGCTTGGGCGCTGCTCGGCTTCGCAGAAGAACTCGAATTCCTCGCCGAGATCACCGACGCCGAGCTCGCACCGTTTGGCGGCCGTGCCGCGCTGGAGGCCATGATGCTCAAGGGTGCCATCGCCACCGCCGAGCACTACATCGCCAACACCCCGACCTGCGGTATCCCTTATTGGGACACGGGCGCCCCCAAGATCCACCTCTTGGGCGATTACCAGAACCGCCCGGCCGATCCCTACAACGCCTACGAGCCGGTCGACAGTTCCGCCGCCGCCATCGACGCCCAAGGTCTGCTCCGCCTCTCCCGTTACCTGCAAGGCAAGGGCGACACCGTCCGCGCCGCTCGTTACCTGCAAGCCGGCCTCACGGTCGCGAAAACCTTGTTCAGCGAGCCCTACCTCTCCACCGATCCGAAGCACCAGGGCCTCATCCTGCACTCGATTTATCACCAGCCCAACGGTTGGGACTATACCCCGGACGCCGGCAAGGCTCCGTACGGCGAATCCTCGATGTGGGGCGACTACCACGCGATGGAACTGGCGGTTTATCTGAACCGCCTGAACAAGGGCCAGCCTTACTACACGTTCTTCGCCTAAGTTTTCCCCGTCATGGACAACCTCTCCCGTCTCGCCATCCACACGATGACGACCAAGCCGTGGGACCTTCCCACAGCCGTCGCCAAGTTCTCTGCCGCCGGCGTCCCCGGTGTCGGTGTCTGGCGTCAATGGCTCGCCGGTCGCCCGCTGGCCGAGTCCCGCGCCATGCTCGCCGACAACGGCCTGAGCGCCGTCTCGCTGGTGCGCGGTGGTTTTTTCCCCGGCCTCAACGCTGCTGAACGCACCGCCGCCCTCGACGACACCCGTCGTGCCCTCGATGAAGCCGCCGCCGTCGGCGCGCCCCAAGTCGTGCTGGTATGCGGCGCCCGCCCCGAACTCAGCTTGCCGGAAAACCGCCGCCAGATCACCGAAGGCGTCGCCGCCTGTCTCGATCACGCCCGCCAAACCGGGGTCAAACTCGCGCTCGAACCGCTGCACCCGATGTACGCCGATTGCCGCAGCGCGATCAACACCATCGGCCAGTGCAACGACATGATCGATCAGCTCGGCGACACCTGGCTGGGCATCGCCGCCGACGTTTATCACATCTGGTGGGATCCGCAGTTGGAGTCAGAAATCGCCCGCGCCGGCCGCCGCATCATCGGCTTCCACGTCTGCGATTGGGTGACGCCCACCGCTGATTTCTTGAACGACCGCGGGCTGATGGGCGAAGGCTGCATCGACATCCCCGGCATCCGCGGCCTCGTCGAGAAAGCCGGTTTCGACGGCCCGATCGAGGTCGAGATTTTCTCCACCCGCCACTGGGCCCGCGACCAAGACCAGTTCCTTGCCGACATCCTCACCGCCTACAAAACCAAAGTCTAAGTAGTCGGTTTCCCTTCATCCCTTTTTCTCACCCTTTCCCGTTTCCTTTCCTCTAACCCTCACCCTATGAAAATCCACAAAATCGGTATCATCATGAACGGCGTCACCGGACGCATGGGCAAAAACCAGCATCTGCTGCGTTCCATCGACGCCATCATCAAACAAGGAGGCGTGCGCGTTTCCCCTGACGAGATCATCATGCCCCACGCCATCCTCGTGGGCCGCAGCGAAGACAAACTGCGCGAGCTCACCGCTCTGTGCTCGGTCAAAGAATACACCACCGACCTCGACGCCGTACTCAAGGATCCGCAGTACCAGATCTATTTCGATGCGCAGACCACGCTGCACCGTTTCGCCGCCGTCAAAAAGGCCGCCGAGGCTGGCAAGCACGTGTATTGCGAAAAGCCCACCGCCATCGCGACCGCCGACGCGGTTGCCCTCTACGAGATCTGCCGCAAGGCCGGCGTGAAGAACGGTGTGGTTCAAGACAAGCTCTGGCTGCCCGGCATGGTTAAACTGCGCCGCCTGATGGAGCAGGGCTTCTTTGGCAAAATCCTCTCCGTGCGCGGCGAGTTCGGTTACTGGGTTTACGAGGGGCACAACATCCCCGCCCAGCGTCCTTCGTGGAACTACCGCGCCGAGGACGGCGGCGGCATGGCCATCGATATGCTCTGCCATTTCCGCTACGTGATCGACAACCTCTTCGGCCCGATCAAGTCGGTGAACTGCCTCGCTTCGACCCACATCGAAGAGCGCGTCGACGAAGCCGGTAAACCCTACAAGTGCACCGCCGATGACAGCACCTACGCCACCTTCGAATTGACCAACGGCGTCATCGTGCAGCTCAACGCATCCTGGAACGTGCGCGTTCGCCGCGACGACCTGCTCACCCTGCAAGTGGACGGCACCCACGGCACCGCCGTCGCCGGCCTGCGCGATGTTTACATCCAGCACTACGGCAACACGCCCAAGCCGATCTGGAACCCGGACATCAAGCAGCCCATCGACTTCTTCTCCGACTGGAGCAAGGTTCCCGAGCAAGAGAGCTACGACAACGCCTTCAAGGTGCAGTGGGAACTGTTCCTGCGTCACGTTGCCCTCGACGAGCCGTTCCGTTGGAACCTTCTCGAAGGTGCCAAGGGCGTGCAGCTCGCCGAAGTCGGCCTGCAATCGAGCGCTGACCGCACCTGGAAAGACCTGGCGAAGATCTAAAACCCATACGCGTTTACCATTGGTGCGCCGGAAATCCTTGAGCTCACTCTCAAGGCCACACTCGGATGGCCCTAGCTCGAATGGGCCTAGGTCGGATATGCCACACACTGATAGACCAAGCGCCCCGTGGCCTTGCGCGTGAGCGCAAGGTTTAGACTAATTCGGTTAAACGGAGCGGCGGCATCGGCATTTTGGCCCGTGCCGCCGCTCTTTCATTTTAAGCTCCCGCAACCACACTCACCGCATCATGAAGCCCCCCGTTGTCATCCTCTTTGCCGACCGTCACTACGGCGCCGCCCCAGGGCGTGCTCAGGCCGAACTCCTGAGGCCCTTATGTGAGGTTCACTATATCGAGGAAGATTACGCGGCGCTGATTGCCGCCCTGGCTGCGCACCCCGAAGCCACGCTCGCCTTCAATTCCATCGCCGGCACACCGGGTAACCCGGCGCCGGCACCCGAGCTCGAAGCGCCGCTGCAGGCCCACCTCGCCGCCGGCCGACCGCTGTGGATTTTGCACGGTGGCAGTGCGGCCTGCTGGCCGTGGGCGTGGTGGCGCCAACTCATGCCATTGCGCTGGGTACGCAACGGCGACCCCGACCAGATGCCCGTCAGCACACACCCGATCGTGCCGCTGCACCTCGTCGCAACGCCGGCCGCGCTCGCGAGTATCCCAAATATCCCCGCCATCACCGACCTGCCCACCGACGAACTTTACATCAAACTGGCAGCGCAGCACCCCTTCGAGACTTGGCTGACCATCAATTACGAAGGCGTCGATTATCCCCAAGCGTGCAGCGCGTCCAGCGCGTGGGGCGGAGCGATCCACTGCTTCCTTCCTGGGCACTCCGCCGAAGCGCTCGGCCACCCGGCGTATGCGGCGCTGTTCACCGCTCTCGCGCGTAAGTGGCTCGCGGCGTAAGACAAGCCGCGCCGCTCCTCGACTCGATTCCGGCCATCAGGCCTTTGCCGGGTAAGGACAGTTGCGGCAGCCATTGCCGCAGCACTTTCCCTGTTTAAGCAGATACCAGCGGGTGAAGACGTAATTGCCTCCTTTTACCGTATAATCGATGTGCTCGAGCAGTCGGTTGGAGGCTGGCTTTTGTTTCGCCAAAATCAGGGCCTCCTCAAACGGCAAGTCGGCCAAACGTCCTTCAATGTGCTTGCCGATGACCTTCGCCAAACAGGACGGGCAGAGGCATTTTCTTGAAAAATCCGCCGGCAAGATCGCCGGATAGTCGTTGCACCAGCAGGTGCCGACCGCACAACCACAGTCAAACGGCGTACCGCATTCAGAGCAGGGCTGGTTGGACTTCATGAGAGGCAACGTTTTGAAGCCCTCCGCCAGCCGATGGCAACAGCATTGCCCGCGCCCGGCGAGTAAGCCGTGAAGGACGATGTTGGACAGTTGGACGGTCTTTCCCCCGTCCCCGTATTCAGGGCGCCCCCACCGACTTGGCGGTCGGGCGCGTGGTGACCTCCCACGTCAGCGCCCAGCCGCTGGCGGGATGACTCAATGAAACCAACCCGGAGGACGGTTCTTTGATGATGGCCGGCGTCGGCAGGCACTTGACCCTAATTTGCCGCTCCATGAGCTGAGTTTCCCAGCGCCGATCCAACCAGGCGGGCGTCCGGCTGTGCCAGACCATCGTGCCTGTGACCGCTTCACGGGAGGTTAAATCCACCGTGAAGGTCGGCGCCGATTCGCTGAAAACGGCGATCGTTGTCACCTCAATAAGACGCTCCGCCGGTGAGATGGATAGGCGCGCCTGCTCGATTCCGTTTTCATCAACAACGTGGGCGGTAAAGCCCTCCGTCGGCACCAGCCCCGTCCAATTCAGGTGCAGTCCGTTTTCGCTCACGCGCAAGCCGTTAACCGGTTTGCCCGTGGCCGTATCGAGCCAGACCGGGTGCTTTGTCCAGGTTGCGCCCTTGGCCGGCCGGAAACTCCACCCGCCATTCACCACCGGTTTGCGGAATGACTCGGGCTTGGCCGCTTGGGTCCCTGCCCAGGCCTGCACCCGCGCTTCGGCCAACATGGGGTTGCTGGGGCGTTCAGCCGGAGTGGTCGCTAAAACGGGATCGCGGAAGGACCGCACCTTCAACTCGCCAATTTTGTAGGTAATCAAGGTGGCCTCAGCAGTTTTTTTGACTTTGGCGGTGGCGCCGGCGGAGGTGGTTGCGGCAGTGTCCGGATTATCGGAAGCCGCAGGCGCGGACGCGGGCGACGGGGGAGCGCCGCCCGCGTTGTTCGCGGCAGTACTTCCTGAAGGCGAAGCGCCGGATTCGCTCGAAGCAGCACCGGCCGCGTTTGCATCAGCGCTAGGCGGAAAGAGCGTTGTGGCGAGGGCGTCCGGAGTGAGATCGAATTTAAGCGGCGGAGGATTCTCCGCAGAAGGCGGGCTCGCGGTTTTGTTAGCCCACACGATTTCCGTCACGCCCGGGGGTTCGCTTGATTTTGGCGCAACCGCGGAAGCCGGGGCCGGGGCTGGCGCAGCGGCTTCCGGCGCTGCGTCTGCAGCCTCCGCCGAAGCCGGCTTTCCCTGAATTTCTGGAAGTGAAACGGCGTCGATACCCGCTGCCGTGTCTTTGGCCGGTGCGGGCGGCGCCTCCGGTGAAAGCCCCACCGTGCCACTACCAAGCGCGGGGGATGGGGCCTCCGTACCGCCACCGTGCGCGGTGGTTAAGGGTGCAGCTGCGTCCGCTCTCGCCTGCTTCGGCGTGGAAGCCCCGGCCGCACCCGCAGACTCCGCTGTGTGAGCCGACGTAGCATCGGCGACGGCGGTCCCGTTGGAGAGGGCCGGAGTCGTGAGTGTTTCGGCGTGGGTGGTCACGGTGGCGTCGGCCCCGCCCAATTTGCCCGTTTGCCCTGGCAACACGGGCATGCCGCCTACTTGTGCGCTCGGTGCCGGCGCAGTGGAAAAACCTGGGGAATGCGCTTCGTTAGCCGCTCCCGGCGGGGCCGAGTGCGCTTGCGCCACAGTCGTCGAGCTCGTGCCCAACGCGGCCCCGGTCGGTGCGGCGGCCTCCCCGTGTGCAGGCGTTTCGGCTGCCGGGGCGGTCGGGGGCAACAACGGCGCCTGGTGCGCAACCTCTGCCGCAGGGGCTTCGTGCGTTTCACCGCTAGCGAGCGCAGGCTGCCCAGGCTGCACTTCGGCGGGCGATTTCGGAGCGCTACCTTTGAACCAAAACACAGCCGCCGCCGCAGCTAGTACCACCACGCCACCAGCGCCCCAACGGACGAGTTTAGTGCGCTTGGTAACAGGCGGTTTCTCCACGTGTGCCTCGTGCGCGACAGGGGCTTCCGAAGGCGTTTCGGCGACGGCCTCCGAAGGGTCGGCCAGTTTGGCCGGCGCTGGATGGCTGAAGCCCCAGCTTCGGATAAACCACCCCGTGTCCGTCTCCACCGCGTACGTACCCAGATCAATGTCGGTGCCCTCGGTTAGATCGTGAACGATGGATTTAACTGCGGCTAAAAGCTCGCGCGGGCTGGTGATTGCCGGGTCTTCTTCGCGCCGTTCCAAATCGGCGGTGATGTCGAGTAGGGCATGCTGCAAAAGTTGGCGTATGTCGGCCAAGTCGGCCGCTTCAGGAGCCCGCGGCACGGAGCCCCCCAACCAGCGCCAGCCCACCATGTCGGAGCCCGCGGGACGATGCGGCTCCAGAAACACGCGGCGGAAATGCTCACGCAGCATCGACCACGAAGCGTGGACGGGGCGTCCGGACACTTGCACCGCCCCGCTCTCAGGGTCATCGGCCTGCCACGGTATGCGCTCGTCGTTCATGGGGCGACCTCCTCGGTTGAAAACAGGGTGGCCAACGGCCAGGTGTAACTACGTCCAGGGACGAACCATAGACTTACTCCGGCGTCGGTTGCGGCGGCCGTTTCCGGCTCCACGGGATCGATCTTGGCGCGCAGCACTTCGCGGTGCACCCGGTAAATCCCACCCGGCAAGTCAATGCGGCGGGTTTCGCGCGGGGCCAGCGTTAGCCAAGGCAAGCCGGGGGGGGCGGGGGCGGCTTCAGGAGCCGGGGTGCTGGCGTAGATTGGCGGGGGCGCGGAAGCGGCGGTGGATTCCGCGCGAACGAAAGCGATGCGCCAAGGCCACTCCGTGTGGTTTTCTACCATGACCAACGCCGTTTGGCGCACATAGGGCGTGGCGGGTTGTGGCGGGGACGCGCACCCAGCACCGACAGCGAGCACAAGTAGGGCGCACGCCCACCCCAAGCCGGTGCGGGAAACGCGGCGGAACACCGACTCATCGGGACGAAGCTGTGAGCGAGAGGGCATGGCGGGGCGCACGATAACTCCACCGTTAACGGCACATTCGCACCGAAACTTAAACGCTGCGGCGCATATTGCCCAAAAATCCACCCGCAGAAGCCCTACCGTTGGCCCTCGGCCCTCTGATTATACGTCGCGATCAAGATGAGCTCAACGAAGTTGGTTTATGAACAGAGAGAGCTGAAACCGTTGAAAATGACCCTGAGCTCACGCTCAAGGCCACGAGGCGTGTGCGCCCGACGAGTGCGCTCACGCGGAGTGTGTTCTCGCGGAGTGTTCTCACGCCGAGTGTGGCCTTGAGCGTGAGCTCAAGGATGCTGTATCCCTTAACTCTAACGCTCAGTAGTTTAAGCACCCAGCGGCGCAGTCACGTCCGTACTGTTGCTCGGCTCCGCCGCTGAAACCGATTCAAACAGGGAGCACAGGTGCAATAATTCCAATACGGCCCACACCCCGGGGCGCACCTGCGTCAGCCGAATGCCTCCGCGCACGCACAGTGATTTCCTGAAAATGCTGATCAGCGCGCCGACACCCGAGCTGTCGATAAATTCAACGGCGCCCAAGTTAATCTCCACGCCGGTTACGGCCGCCACCCAGGCCGACTCCACCCCCGCCTTAAACTCGCCGGCGATTGCCGCATCCAGGCGCGTACTGTCCACCGTGACGCGAAGCGTGCCGTCGTTAATCGTGGTGCTGAAATTCAGGTTCATACGCCACTGACATCGCCGACTTGGGTTTGAACCCTAAAACCTGACAAACACGGGAAATTCCCCGCAGCCGGTGCTCACCGTTGTGCAATCCCACCCACGCCCTGAGCGGGATGGGGCGACGCTTTGCCCGTTGGGCAAAACACCCTGCGCTCACGCGCAAGGCCACACGGTTTGCCCCTCCCCGACTCCCGCGCAGCCTGACTACCGTGGCCCTGAGCGTGAGCTCAGGCACTGGCGCAATCCGCCCCTTCAGCGCGGATCAAGCGTACCTCCACTCACCTACTCCGGCATCGCTTTACAGCGAATTGGATCCCGCTGAAACGATCGCCAAACCGCTCTGTTCACACAGCACTTTGGTCGCCACGGTGATCTCCTCGCTCATTTTCAGGATGTCCAACTGGGGAATCCCTGCGTCGGCAAACATCTCCTCCGATATCGGCCAAGCATCACTGGTCACCCCGAGGCCAAACTCGGTACTCGCCACCAACGTCGCAGTAAGGTGCAAAAGCGCCCCCCAGCGGCGCACCTCGGTATTCTCCACGCTCCCCAGATCATGCTGATGAACTAGTACTTGACTAAAAATCGGGTTCATTCCCCAAAGCGAGAGAACCGAGCCGCCGAGCTCGGCGTGGGTGCAGCCAAAAACTTTACGTTCCCAGCTCACCACGGACTGAATATCCGGCAAATCGCCGGCACCGGCGGGGATCTCCATTTGCAGGGCGACGCGCTGAAGCACGATCCGACCTAGGTTGTGCAATAAGCCAATGGTGTAACCCGCCTTATGGTCGACACCCGCTTTGCCCGAGACCAGCTCCATGCCCACCGCCATGGCGATGGAATTGGCAAGCAGGCGGTCTGCAGAGATGCGGTAAATGGGTAGGCTTTGCTCGCAGAGTTTGGCGGAAACGGTAATGCAGGCGACCCGGTAGGCCTGAAACGCCCCCAGCCAAGAAAGCGCCTGATCTAGGCTAGTGCTTACTTGCAATAATAAGTGATATTTTATCCGCTTTGTAGATGGGACGAAAAGCCGTGCGAATCACTTGTAGCGAGGGGGATCAGCAATCCCTAGAAAAACGGGCAACCAGCCGGATTGAGTCGAGGCAGCGAGTTGAGCGCGCCCGGATGATCCTTGGGTGCGTGAGTGGCGAGCAGGTGCAAGAGGTGGCGCGCCGCTGCAACACCAGGCCGAACACCGTAATAAAGTGGAGGGATCGCTTTGTGCTGCTTGGCATGAAGGGGCTGGATGATGCGGCACGGCCGGGCGCGAAGCGCACCTACGGTGAGGACTTTCGAGATCGGGTGCTGGCTTTATTGGAAGGGCCACCCCCTCCGGGGCAGGCGCGCTGGGATGGTCCAGCGGTGGCCCGTGTGCTCGGCGGCTCGGTGCACGCGGTCTGGCGAGTGCTGCGCAAGGAGGGCATTTGCCTGCAGCGCCAGCGCTCGTGGTGCGTGAGCACTGACAAGCAGTTCGCAGCCAAGGCAGCCGATATCGTCGGGCTCTACCTGAGCCCACCGGAAAAGGCATTGGTGATAAGTGTGGATGAAAAGCCTGGCATCCAAGCCCTAGAGCGCGCCACCGGTTACGTGGAGACCGACAATGGTAAAATCGTCCAGGGACTCAAAAGCACCTACAAGCGCCACGGTACACTCAACTTGTTCGCTGCCCTTGATGTGGCCACGGGCTTGATCAAGACGCAGAAAACCACCCTTAAGCGCCGGGAGGAGTTCCTGCTGTTCATGGACCAAGTGGTGGCGGATCACCCGCCCGAGAGAGAACTCCACGTGATTTTGGATAATTATTGCACCCACAAAAAGTGCGACGCTTGGCTCGCTCGGCACCCCAATGTCCACTTCCACTTTACCCCAACCTCGGCGAGTTGGCTCAATCAAGTTGAAATCTGGTTCGGCATACTAACAAGGAAGGCGCTACGGGGCGCGAACTTCAGAAGCGTCGCCGAACTTAGTCAGGCCATTGACGCTTTCGTCGCCGCCTACCTGCCCAATGCCAAGCCGTTCAAGTGGCGCAAGCGCGAGGTCAAGGGAAGCCAACTCAGAAATACTATCATTAATCTACGCAATTAAGCACTAGTTACCGTCTCACCGCGCGTGTAGCAGGCACTGTTGGCCATGCGCAACAGGCGACTGGTGATGGCGACATCCATCGAAACCAGTCGTATCACCTGGTCGATATCAACGTCCGGCTTTTTGATTTCCCGGTAAAGCGCGTCGATCAGTTTGGCAGATGAAGGCAGGCGTGCTGAAGCGGCTTTGAGCCATTTGGAGTCAACCTTGATGAATGGAGTCATGGTGGCGGTTAAGATGAAAATTCCAGGGATTGTTTCAGTGCACCGCGGCTAATTTCGATCAGTTGCACGGATTTGATACCCAGGGCGTCGAGGCGGTTTTTGCGGAGGATTGCGCCGGCCTGTTGGGCGTGGAAGGTCGCGCGATTGCTTTCGGCCAGCGTCTCAGCCGTCTGTAAAATGAGCGACATGGGCGCCTCGTTAATGCAAGCGAGGTCGTCGGTGGATTTCTCGATGCTGTCGCTGACCGAGGCAGGGAAGCCCCACTTGCGTGTAATGAAACTGGATACCTCGATGTGATTAACCCCGAAGGTGTTGAACTCCCACTGCAGGAGCGAAACGGCGTCACCCCAGACCAGTTTATCGACGTGAGGAAACTGCTGTTCGGCCCATTTATTGAGCACCAAAATCCCCAGCGGGCGCATGAGACCGGCAAGGTAGGCAACATTGGGGTCGAGTTTGACCTCGGTGGCGATGAGTTGGCTGGCAGAGGCGGTGAACAGGACGCTTTTATTAAACTGATCGCCGGTGATTCCGTAGGCGCGCAGCTTTGGAGGGGCCATGCCCTGCATGGTGGCCGTGGCGATGAGGCGGGCAATCTCGCGCATCCCGACCCGCTGCAGGGCCTCCTCGATGGTTTTGCACACGTTGGAGGTGCGCACAAAAAAAGCGGAATTGGAGATACGAATGATCCGCGCCGACAACATCACGTCGCGCCGCAGAATCGTTGCGATATCCGCGATCGTGGTGCGCGGGTTACTGATCGCCATATTGAGCAACCCAAGGATTTGCCCCGAAGCGTTCAGTGAATCCATGAGAGGTAAAAGGCACTCACGGTCATTGGTCAGTCGCTTGACGTCACCGTCGGGTTTGGAGGGTTCCTGCAAATTCATGGGTGGGCTGTGAAGTTAAGGTTAATCTTCGACACGTTCAGCCAAGACTGAAGCGGCGTGTTGTTTTCTGTACTGCGTAAAAGCACTAAACCCTCAATAAAAGCAGTGCTAATATGCCTTCTGGGGTAAACACCGACCGGCAACATAGGGGAAACACCTGATCCGAAATCCGCCGAGGGAGCTTGGTTGTAAAAAGCCCCGCAAAAGCACCCCATTTTCAGCCCGTTTACGCCAGCTTGAGGTACTGATTGTTCACCGCTGGCGGCGCGATTCGCAGCCTACGGATTCGGGCTGAACGCAGCGGCAAAACAAGTATCCGCATCATCTACTTCTGTGATTGCTCAAGCCTGACCAGCCGCTTAACCCTTTCCGCCTTATGGGACGCCAATGGCTACACGCGAAACGTGCGATTGTTAACAACAAGAAGGGGCAAATGGTCGGCAAACAGGTGAAGGAAATCACCGTTGCCGCCAAAATCGGTGGGGCCGACATGGCCGCCAACGCCCGCCTGTTCGCCGCCGTCGAAAAGGCGAAAAAAGCCAGTGTCACGCGCGACGTCATCGAACGCGCCATCAACAAGGGCGCCGGCATCGGCGGCGAGAAAATGATCATGGACCACATCGTGTTCGAGGGCTACGCGCCCCACAAGGTGCCGGTCATCGTGGAAGTTTACACCGACAACGTGCAACGGACCACCCCCGAGATGCGCGTGCTCTTCAAAAAAGGCATCCTCGGCACCACAGGCAGCAACAAGTTCCTCTTTGAACACGTGGGTATCGTCGAAGCCCATACACCCGCCTCAACCACTGATTTGGAAGCCGCCGCCATCGAGGCGGGTGCCAACGATTTCGAAGCCATCAGCCACGAGCAAAACGACGACATTCCCGCTGAGTCGACCGGCGCCCGCTTCCATACGGAGCGCACCGCCGTGCACTCGGCCTCGACTTGGCTGTCGGCCAATGGCTGGACGGTCGTCACCAGTGAAATCGGCTACGTGGCCAAAATGTTCCCCGAACTGAGCGACGAGCACCGTGCCGATGTTGGCGAGTTCCTCCAAGCGCTCGAAGAACACGAGGACGTGCAGCGCGTTTGGGCGGCGGTTAAGTAACCCCGTCTTCGGTGTGAACGCTGCGCTCCAACCCGGCGTTCACACCCCTGTCTGACCCGGAGCCCAAGCGCCGGGGCAACTCCCTCAATGCGTGTGCGCTGTCGACTCGCAGCCGTCAGCGAAGCGGCAACCGCGTTATTTCAACCCATAAGCCGCCGGTGAAAATCCGCGCACCCGCAGGGCTACAGCCAGTGCCCTCAGGTCGAGCTGCGCACCCGGTTTCACCCCGTTGAACTCGAACCAACCCTGTTTCATTTCCAGCGCGAACATCAGCGCTCCGCCCCTGGACGCCACCGGTGTTTCGTCGAAGGGATACAGCGGGTAAATTTCCTTCAACGTGCCGTCCGCTGCGAAAAATCCGATGTCGAGCGGCGTGGGCGTGTTGCGCATCCAAAAGCTCATCCGCTGCGGCTTAGCATAGAGAAACAGCATGCCTTCGTCGGTCTTGAGGTCGGTACGCCCCATCAGCCCGTGCTCCATTTCAGCGCGTTTAACCGCAAGCTGCATCCGTACCGCTTTTCCACCTACCGCGATAGTATAAAAATCCGTAGCAGCATTTTGGGCCGTCGCAGCCTTCGTCTCGTCACTGCGGCCAGTACCGATGGAAAGCGCGAGGAAACCGGCGAGCGCCAGCACTCGCAGGAGCGACGAAACCTGATTTGCGTTTTGCACAGAGCACGTGACTGATTGTTTTAAATTTAAACACAACCTCATCGTGGCCCGCATCGCACCCGCCAAGCTCCTTTACGCCGACACTTCCCGTAGCGCCGACATGCTCTATTTCGGCCGTTTCAGTGTGCCGGATCCCTTCATCGCCATCGAGCTGCGTGGCAAAAAAATCGCCGTCCTCAACGCCTTGGAGTTTGGACGCGCCAAAAAAACCTCCGGCTTCGATACCGTGCTCGCCTTAGAGCCCTGGCTTGAAAAAGCCCGCGCGCGCCACCCCAACGCCAAAATCGGCGTGGCCGAGGTCATCGGCTTGCTTGCCCGCAACTACAAAACCCACGTCTTCGAGGTGGCCAACGACTTCCCAATCGGGCTGGCCGACCGCCTGCGTGAACTCGGCTTGAAACTCACCGCGGTTCCCGCCCTCTTCCCCGAGCGCGAAATCAAGACCGCCGCCGAAATCACCGCCCTGCGCGAGGGCAACCGCTGCAGCGCCCTCGGCATTGGTGCGGCCGAACGGCTCCTTCGCAAAAGCAAGATCAAGGCCGGTTTGCTCGTGCTCGACGGGCACCCGCTCACCTCCGAGCGCCTCAAGACCGCCATTGAAATCGCCTGCCTGGAGGCCGGCGCGCTCTCCGTCGATACCATCGCCGCCGGCGGCGACCAGGCCTGCGATCCGCACGAGCGCGGCTACGGGCCGTTACGCGCCAACGAGCTGATCATCGTCGACGTTTTCCCTCGGGTGACAGCCACTGGTTACCATGGCGACATGA harbors:
- a CDS encoding aminopeptidase P family protein, producing MLYFGRFSVPDPFIAIELRGKKIAVLNALEFGRAKKTSGFDTVLALEPWLEKARARHPNAKIGVAEVIGLLARNYKTHVFEVANDFPIGLADRLRELGLKLTAVPALFPEREIKTAAEITALREGNRCSALGIGAAERLLRKSKIKAGLLVLDGHPLTSERLKTAIEIACLEAGALSVDTIAAGGDQACDPHERGYGPLRANELIIVDVFPRVTATGYHGDMTRTFLKGRASEAQNHLVAAVRTAQLAALEVVRAGVNGRHVHQQCLNTFERHGFETKRTPTGSVGFFHGTGHGLGLDVHEAPRMSSVDYVLKKGSVVTVEPGLYYPGLGGCRIEDVVQVTATKPKLLSEFHYDWEIR